The sequence below is a genomic window from Deltaproteobacteria bacterium GWC2_55_46.
GCCTTTGTCGGAGGGGCCTGCCCCATGCCTATGCACCCGAGGCAGCCCGACTGATGGACCCTTGCGCCCGCATGGTTAAGCAATACCGTCCCGCCCGCGCGCTCTACATTTTCAAGCACCGACTTGCTCCCCGGGTTTATCTCGAAGCTTACGCCCGGGTGCGCGGTCCTGCCCTTCATCGCCTTGCAAACCACCATGAGGTCTTTGTACGAGAAGTTGACGGAGGAGCCGACGATGACCTGGGCTACAGGCGTGCCCTCGACCTCGACCACCCTTTTGATGTTGTCCGGGGAGGACGGGCAGGCGATAAGCGGCTCGATGGCCGAAAGGTCTATCTCGTCCGTTTCGTCGTACTCGGCGTTGGGGTCGGCCTCAAGCGGCGTCCACTGGCTCACCCTTCCGTGGCGCTCAAGGAAGTCTCTTGTCATCTCATCCGACGGGAATACGGTGGTCGTCGCCCCAAGCTCGGCCCCCATGTTCGCGATGGTAGCCCTGTCGGTAGCGGTAAGTGTCTTTACCCCCGGCCCCCAGTACTCGATTATCTTCCCGACGCCGCCGTTGACGCTGTGCCGCCGGAGCATCTCGAGTATCACGTCCTTCGCGGCCACCCAGGGCTTGAGCTTCTTCGTAAGCTTAACTCCCATGACCTTCGGGACCTTCATGTGAAAGGGCTCGCCCGCCATCGCGAGAGCGACATCAAGCCCTCCGGTCCCTATGGCTATCATCGCCAGCGCCCCTGCCGTCGAGGTATGGCTGTCCGCGCCGAGGAGCGTTTTCCCTGGCGCGCCGAAGCGTTCCATGTGGACCGGATGCGAGACCCCGTTGCCTGGAGGCGAGAAGTAAACGCCGTACCTCATCGCTGAAGTCATGAGGAACCTGTGGTCGTCGGCATTCTTGTAGTCCGTCTGCAGGAGGTTGTGGTCGACATAGCTGGCCGATATCTCGGTCTGGACCGAGTCGAGCCCGAGCGCGGCGAACTCAAGAAAGGCGAGTGTGCCTGTCGCGTCCTGCGTAAGGGTCTGGTCGATTTTTACAGCGATCTCGCCCCCAGGCGCCCATTCACCGGAGAGCAGGTGAGATTCGATCAGCTTTCGCGTAAGGTTTTTTTTCATGTTCAAGGCCCCTTAAAGGGTTTCGCATCCTGTAGTCTATCAGTATATGCGTATCTCGTAGTCCTTGCCTTCCCATTCTCCCGTGTCATTGTAGTAGAAGGTAAAGAAGAGCCTTGTGCCGGGGGCGAACCTTTCGGGGCTGAAGTCTGTGCGCCAGATACGCAGGCCTGTCCCAGCCATAGGCTCCTCGGTCTTGGTCGCCCAGTTGTCGCTCGTCCATACGAGGTTCGCTTCCCTCAAGGATATTATACGCAATATCTCGCCGGAGCTGGCCGCGCTTACCGGCTGGCTTTTCTTCCACGCCGCCATCGGAAGCTTCGTAAGGCGGTCTATGTATCTTGCCTTGACCTCTTCTACGAGGTCGCACCCGGCGTTATCGCGCGCGCTCCTCAGAAGCTTTATGTACTCGGCGTGCGCCCATGAAAGCGGTGTCGCCGAACCTGTGCCGCGCCCTCTGTAAAGGCGCCTGGCCGGTATGCTCTCGCTGTCCCAGACCTGTTCAGGGAAAAGATGCCCCTCGTTCGCGAACTCTTCAAACGACCTTATGTACCCTTGAGCCTCCCCGCCGGCCATTATTTCATACAGGGCCCTTTCTCCGGTAAGGAGCGGCCATGGCCTGCCAACGCCAGAGCCGTCAAAGGGCGCGCCGTCTTCTTTTTCGCCGTAGCCGTCGCCGTTATATCTATGGAAGGCGACCCTGCCGTTGTGCTCGAATCTCAGGAACCGGTCAGCGACCTTGATAGAGCTTAGGATATGCGGGTCGCTTGGGCCTCTCACCCCGAACCTTACCAGGTCAAGGAAGCCGGTATCGACTATCTCGCCCTGATGGTGGGGCCTGTCTTTTGGCCTGTTCCTGTTGAAGACGAGCGCGTGGCAGACCTGCTCTCCCGGGGCGATGGATTCAGGGACGCTCCTGACTATCCACATGTAATGGCCCGGTACGCCCTCTCCTATGCAGTCGCACTCGGCAAAGGTCCATTCCTCGATCCTTGTCTGCCAGTGGTCAGCGGTGGAGAAGAGGTATTCGGAGGCTGTTTCCTCGTTCATCTCGCGTGCCCAGTGCGCCGCCGTGACAAGGGCTGAGACTTCCGCGGCAAGCGTTGCCGGTGAAAGGCCCATGCCCTCTTCCCAACGCTCCTGCTCGGTTATGGGGCCGTTGGCGGCTATGAACGAGGCGGCTTTTTTGACCATCGGATAGAACTCGTCTCCGGCAAGCCCCATGCCCTTGAGCCTCCACGCGAGGATTATCGGCAGGGCGGTCTGGTCGAGCTGGACGTAGGGCCATCTGGCCTCTCCGTTTGTGTACATGTTCTGGGGCCAGTTCCCGGCCTCCGCCTGGGTGCGGCCGAGGTACCTGAGAATTGAAAGCGCGGTCGCGCCGTCGCCCATCGCCAGGAACGCGAAGGCCGATTTGCAGAGGTCCCTGGGCCATACAAGGTGATAGCCGAGGGCCTCCTCGTCGCCTTTGACCTCGCCCCATGGTATGGAGAGCGAGGCTACGAGAGCGCCTGGGGATGTCTTGTCCTCATGGGTCTTTAAGACGATCGCGCTTGTCCAGAACCTCCTGCCGCCGTCCGCGGAGCGCCTCCCGAGCGGCATAAGCCCGTTAAGGTATCTCCGCCAGCCTCGTATGTACTCTCTTTCGATGTCATGATACTCCCTCGAAAGGGTCCGTTCGGTATCGAGGACGGCCTCCGCCTCGTCCTTTCCGAAGCTCAAGGCAAGGACGATGTCGCTTCTCGGCTTAAGCTCGGCTATAAGGGCGATGTTGCCGTCCTCGGCCTTCTCAAAGGACCAGTCCATATCGAGGTTGTCCTTGAGGTCGTGCCAGCCGTCCGATACCCCCGAGTAACCGGCTGACATCCTGAGGAACGGCTGGTCG
It includes:
- a CDS encoding aconitate hydratase, whose protein sequence is MKKNLTRKLIESHLLSGEWAPGGEIAVKIDQTLTQDATGTLAFLEFAALGLDSVQTEISASYVDHNLLQTDYKNADDHRFLMTSAMRYGVYFSPPGNGVSHPVHMERFGAPGKTLLGADSHTSTAGALAMIAIGTGGLDVALAMAGEPFHMKVPKVMGVKLTKKLKPWVAAKDVILEMLRRHSVNGGVGKIIEYWGPGVKTLTATDRATIANMGAELGATTTVFPSDEMTRDFLERHGRVSQWTPLEADPNAEYDETDEIDLSAIEPLIACPSSPDNIKRVVEVEGTPVAQVIVGSSVNFSYKDLMVVCKAMKGRTAHPGVSFEINPGSKSVLENVERAGGTVLLNHAGARVHQSGCLGCIGMGQAPPTKAASVRTFPRNFKGRSGTDDDYVYLSSPETAVAAAIFGSITDPRKLGAYPRVVEPKRYLYNESVIIKPMPPDERKKVEIISGPNIIPFPDFDALPDSYEGRVVLKTGDNVSTDDILPAGNRVLPFRSNIPKISEFAFELLDRQFRQRCKDSGGGIIVGGENYGQGSSREHAAIVPRYLGIRIKAAKSFARIHRANLVNFGILPLLFSDPSEYSAVEQGDVISLADIRKAVESSDEVIGIIKEKGRGLRFILNLSPRERACILEGGLINRLRKEKGHKGTEAIVPTSKK